The Dreissena polymorpha isolate Duluth1 chromosome 10, UMN_Dpol_1.0, whole genome shotgun sequence genome includes a region encoding these proteins:
- the LOC127848987 gene encoding aspartyl/asparaginyl beta-hydroxylase-like produces MLGKTRSFIFCTLLGKLAEQQRSNKMLEEGMALMDKALRLAMTPDQLHTQLSEKMLENNWQIIRNEGLAQLDQKTGSFSSEEENLRETGDWKQFTVYQRGCKNENHCRKVPRTCALLDQIPEANGCRRGQIKYSVIHPGGHVWPHTVPTNCKIRAHLGLKVPKGPRIRVGNETK; encoded by the exons ATGTTGGGAAAAACACGCTCGTTCATTTTTTGCACGTTATTGGGCAAACTGGCTGAGCAGCAGAGGAGCAACAAGATGCTGGAGGAGGGCATGGCGTTGATGGACAAGGCCTTGAGGCTGGCAATGACCCCGGATCAGCTTC ACACACAGCTGTCAGAGAAG ATGTTGGAGAATAATTGGCAGATTATTCGCAATGAAGGTTTGGCCCAGCTTGATCAGAAAACAGGATCGTTTAGTTCCGAGGAAGAGAATCTGCGGGAGACTGGCGACTGGAAACAATTTACTGTGTATCAGAGAG GATGTAAAAACGAAAACCACTGCAGAAAGGTGCCCAGAACATGTGCCCTACTCGACCAGATTCCAGAAGCCAATGGCTGCCGGCGAGGGCAAATCAAGTACTCCGTCATCCATCCAGGGGGGCACGTGTGGCCCCATACTGTGCCCACAAACTGTAAAATTAGGGCCCACCTGGGGCTTAAGGTGCCGAAAGGGCCGAGGATACGAGTGGGCAACGAGACCAAGTAA